The stretch of DNA agctttttaaaagtattgactTAAATGAGGTTCCTGAGCCCGAAAGGCTGAGAGCTGCGCCACTGGTCCAACTGGAAAGAGCATCTTTCCCGCCTACTAGTCTGAGGACCCGCCAGGCGTAgggaaactacatttcccagcgcGCCGCCCACGGGTGGGTGAGAGCCTGAGCTCAGGCTCGGCGCGCGGTGCACTTTGGGAGTTGTAGTTCCCGCTCGTCCCTCACGTGCGCGGGCGCCGCAGCCGGGCCGGGAGGAGAGACCATGTGATCGGAAAAGCCGCGGTTTGCCTTTGAGCCGGAACAAGATGGCTGGCTTGACCGACGCCGGGCCTCCGAGCGGACCAATTGGCTGCCTCGAGTGAGACGTTGGCGTTTGAAATTAGCCAATGGCAGCCGTACGCTGGGGCTTCCTCTCCGCCTCTTTCGCCCAGCCCGCGAGTGCtcggagggaagcagggaggttgcggcggcggcggccgaggtGCTTCTGAGCGGAGGCCAAGGTAGCGGGTTGCGGCGGCGGGACGCGGGGGCGGGCTCCGCGGGGGCCTCCCGGGCCCCGAGCCGGCGGCGCCGTGCGCGGGGAGCCCGTTTCGCTTGCGTCGCTCTTTCTTTTAGGAGCGTCCGGGGCGGTAGGCCCGGCCGAGGGGCCGGGGAGCGGGGCTGTGCGGGGGCTGGAGCCGGGGGCGCcgcggcgcgggccgggcgggtcggggcgccgcgggggcgcggggcggcgggggcggcgggggcggcggggtgggggcggggcaccCCCGACCGCGCAGGCGCAGACGCCGGGCCGCCGCCGTTCTCCgggtgcccccccccgccccgccggggagCACCCCCCTCGCCGCGAagccctccccgcggcccggccTGCAGTCCGCCCGACGCCCCGGAGCCTGGGGGGCTGACGGGTCGCTTGTTCCGTAGATGACGGGCTCCAACGAGTTCAAGCTGAACCAGCCGCCCGAGGACGGCATCTCCTCCGTGAAGTTCAGCCCCAACACCTCCCAGTTCCTGCTGGTCTCCTCCTGGGACACGTCGGTGCGCCTCTACGATGTGCCGGCCAACTCCATGCGGCTCAAGTACCAGCACACCGGCGCCGTGCTCGACTGCGCCTTCTACGTAGGTGTCCCCCGGGGCGCACCCGCCCTCTTTGTTTCAGGGTCGCCCGTGGCCGCGGCGGCCCTCTGCCCGCATCCGGTAGGAGCTCCTGTCGGTGATCATGGGCAGCTCTTAAGATTTTCCTGAACGCTGTCTGGAGCCAAATaccgttgttgttgttgttgttgttttctcagGGGAGCCGGGGATGGGGGGTTGGAGGGGGAGGGTTGGGTCATGCAGACGTCGGAAACTCCCCGTCTCTTTCAAAGAGAGGAACCCTACAAACTTTCTGGGTAGATGCCATTCGTATTTGGAATCTGCAGCAAGGCAGTAAAATTGGGTCGTTTATCAAGAggaaggtgtttttgtttttgcatctaACTAGGAaataggaggggatccctgggtggctcagcggtgtagcgcctgcccctggcccagggcgcgatcctggggtcccgggatcgagtcccgtgtcaggctccctgcatggagcctgcttctccctctgcctgtgtctctgcccccccccccccacgcgtctatcatgaataaataagtagaaaaatctTTAGGAAATAGGAAAGTCTATGTGCTGTCAGCCGGTGTGGTGAAAGAGCGGTCCCTTCCTTAATCTGCTGTTGTAGTTTTGGTGACCACTCATTTGCTTtagtgtgggggtgtgtgtgtgaagccAGTGTACATCATCCGGGGCATAAAGTGGACAGTTGCTGTAGAAACCAGAATTTTGAAACACTTTGTAAACGTCTGCAAGTTTTGAATGGcttgaaacttttattttgtaggATCCAACACATGCTTGGAGTGGGGGATTAGACCATCAATTGAAAATGCACGATTTGAACACCGATCAAGGTAAACGTGGCCATGTTTTTACAGTTTGTTGTCTCCTCAGCTAGCGTCCTCAAGTGTTCATGTTTATTTAGGAAGAGTTGGTTCCTGAATTGCCCAGTTCCCAAGTTGTTTACAAGTAGAAGTGGCTTAaatttagggctttttttttttttgtttaactgGTAACCATTAAGTTAGGGATCACAAAACATTATGCATGCATTTTTCTCAGTAAATTCAATGCCATTAGGATCTCCATCTAAGTGTTTACATGAAATTACCAGCAAGTATTTGACCTTTACCTGTCCTCAGGAGTGGACTGGATCCCCTGGTATTTTACTGCTTGTTAGGATTTTCCGGGACATGTTTGAGAAGCTTATGATATTTAGTTCAGATCGaagaaaaataggtttttaaaaatctgatactATAAAATAGTCATTCCTATTCAGCTATTATATGAATTGTATGTGTGATTATTAGCATAGAATATGCTTCAGTTGCATTTATTAAGTGAATaatgacacattttcttttagttaatTTCTTAGAGGCCCAGCTAAGAAGTGATTTAACTAATTTTTTGTGGTGACTTTGGAGCAGAGCAGAAATGGAATGGACTTCAAATGCACAGAACTCTTGGACATAAAAAATTTTCggggggaggatccctgggtggctcagcagtttagcacctgcctttgacccagggcgtgatcccagagtcccaggatcaagtcccacatcaggctccctacatagagcctgcttctccctatgcctgtgtctctgcctctgtctctctcatgagtaaataaaatttaaaaaaaaatgttttttgtatgTGCATACATTAGGTGTGGGTGTACTTGAAGCAATTGGCAAGGCATAGAGAGATGACCAGCTGAGGATGAGCTGGACAATGGGAGGGTGGAAAGAAGATGGGcacaatattttgttaaaaaaaaaacccacaaaaaaaccttaaaagagtCTATTTCATTAAAGTTACTTTGTTATATAGCTTAGAACTGCAGAATTGCTTGGTTTTGTTAGCTTCTTCTATATAGTAAGTTAGCTTACAGGTTTCAGCCCTGTTTGTTGGAAAACTTAGGAGAAGCAAACCActgaaatataaagatttttggTATGGAGACCATAATTAAGGGAATTAGCTGTTTATTCTCAAGAGGTCATTGTTGAACTTCAGGaagtacttttttttgtttgtttaaatgatacattttttaaataggcaattTTCCTGTTTGAGGATGAGGACCACATGTTCTTTGTCATATCCTTAGCATGTGGCATAGATATTGGCTCATACTAGACATTTAGTAGAtgttagttgaatgaatgaatgagataccGTGAAGAGTTGAAGTTGAAAGAAATTGTTGGAAATTTGACCCACTGTGAAAACCAAGTAGACTAATCATGAGACTCCCCACCTTCCTTATCCCCAGCTTTGAGATAATAACCCTGTAAATAAGTTATAAACATTGGCTTTAATGCAATAAGTTTTATCCAGATTCAGAAGACCAGAGTTCTCTACTCATTCGTTCATTTAGTGGGTATTTGAGTACCTACCCTGTATCAGAACCTGCAGTAGAACTATAGAGTTCAACAAGGTTTCTGATTTTAAGGAATCTAGACTCAAGTGAGGAAAAAAACTGATATACTGCCAATTTAATGTAATGTGAAATTCAAGTCAGCCTTTGGTATGTACCATTGTCAGCGAATCAAACTATGCATTGTAAGGTGAACAGAGAGGAATGGATGACTATTTGTAGCCATGGAGAAATTTTTCTGTATGCAGACATTTTCATCAAGTTGGTGCAAGCAGATTCATTACAgtttaaagaatgtttttttctattgttCACTTGAGGAATCTTTCTTTAGTGGAGGTGGTAGTAAAgctgggttgatttttttttttttcttttttcctgcctgtAGAAAATCTTGTTGGAACCCACGATGCCCCTATCAGATGTGTTGAATACTGTCCAGAAGTGAATGTGATGGTGACAGGGAGTTGGGATCAGACAGTTAAATTGTGGGATCCCAGAACTCCTTGTAATGCAGGGACCTTCTCTCAGCCTGAAAAGGTAGGCTCTTTACATTCATAATAGGAATTAGCATCTTTGGTGTGATTTGACTTGATACATGTTTGATGAATATGGTGTTGAATTTGAAGGTTAATTAAGAGTTGATAAGGggtgcgcctggctggctcaatcaatagagcacatgactcttgatcttgggattgagtagaagccccacattggggtagagattacttaaaaaaaaaaaaaaaagttttttttttttttgttttttttgttgtgtttttttgtttttttgtttttttgttttttttgaagcATAGGGATCGGATTTTGGTATTTGGGtcagcatttttttctatttgtcgTCATCTTTGTACTGGATAGTACTCCCTCCCTTAAATAAACCCACTGCTCTGTATTGTTAATGCCTTAAATCCCAGGACTGAGAAGCAACTCCATGTCTTTTCAGAGAAGTCATTTAGCAAAGACTGTTGGATTGCCTTAAATTGGGTTTGACATGCCCAAACCAGGAAGTGGGACAGAGCATCACTCATTTTCACTTACGACCTGAAGTTTCATTTGCGTGGACTTTTAAGAGGGTGGAATGGGTTATTACTCGAGGTTAGTGAGAAAGATGTCCGGTACTCTCTGggttttgctatttatttatttatgtatttatttatttttaatgttgacaGATTCATTTGAAGGCTCTCCTGAAAGAAGCTTTTTAAAAGCGAAACTTTGTGTATTATTTTAACCTTTTGATCCTGTACTACGAAAGTATAATTGAGCATTCTTGCTGTATCCTCATCAGACCTTATCAGGTGGTAgttaattttaaagattgattgtTTTAGCACTTTAAAGGTATCCTTCACTTGAGTCTATTTCCTTAGTGTAAATATACTATTCAGTTCCTGTTAGCCATCATTATATACTGTAGTGCATCCAAAGAGCCATTATTTCTGTCACATCACAGTCGAATCTACTCCTGGCAAGACCTTTgttcagaataaaataattgcattgtttctagttttgattTATGGTTGCATGTAACATGTTAAGAGCTGTGATAAATTGCTGACAGAATATGGTATAATGGACAGCCACACTGAATCAAGCTGCTTATTGGTTCAGCAAGGTTCATTATGTCactttttttaatactttctttgataaatgtatataccTAGTCAGTAGCATGACAGTGGTTTCACATGATTTACGATCAGTGGGGATAGAAAGCCCTATTAGAAGCTTATGTGTCACCTGTATAGTAAAGATTTAAGATAAAATTCCCAATCTGATTGTACTGTTATAAATCGATCTCTTTctggattctgtattttttaagtttggcGTTTTACATGTCTCAggttaatttccatttttctacaaACATTGTGTTTTCTGAATAAACTGTGGTAGGTCTtacatttctcttatttaaataTGCTTATATTGAGTCTACTGTTTTGaatctttcaaattttttccTTAGTCAAATTAGTTGTTGAATTTTAAGGCCCGGTTGTAGAGATCCTTGGGTTATTGTATCATTAAATGTAACATGGTATTTTGGGGTCGTGGTATATATTTAAGTTAGGGATGACTGACCTTGTGGTTTAGTTACTGAATGTTATAAAGAGAGGTCTTACTAGGCCATAGGCTCTCTTCATTTTTTAGTAGTGATTCttcaggttttaaaatattaataaatcagaTTAAATTAGAGTTGCTTCTTGGTTGAAAGTAATAACCAGAATACAATTCTTTGTCTGAagtctagattaaaaaaaattatttaacatgatCAGGAAAGTAATTTTGGTGCCATTTTCATGAGTTTGCTATCTGTTTGGTTCCCAAAGGACATATTTGAAAACAAACCACTTGAAATACTTGTAGGGAATTCTGATGTATTATAAAGGAATTTTTTGCAGAAAAATTTTCTGTATTGTAAAAAGGGCATTATGTGGgggaaaataaatgcttttaagggagaaaatgcatttcaaattttCACTAAGGATGAACGTTGTCTTGAGTGTTTAGTAGGATGTCAGGGCATAAGAATATGTTTTGTCACATGCCAGACCACTATCCTTGTGTTTTAATTTTGAGTTCACATGCCACCCAAAGCAACTAAACAGCTAATTAATGATGACTCCTTCATTCTTCTTAGAAAGGCCTATTTATTCAGTGTGACagctgagaaaaataaagatttttagagTTCaacatgaaatcttttttttaaaaggtggtcataaaaaaataacttggaaatGATTATTGTGTGAAAAGCTAGAAGCCTATTGAGAGGTATTTTGAATGTGTTTTATGactttattgtctattttttgagtgtttttcTGCACATTTATATTGCTACTAAATGAAGCAGGAAGGCTGGAAAAATCGCTTAATAGTTGAATTTGTTTTAGTAACCAAGAGAATCgtcttcaaaaatgttttttgcaGAATTAGAATGTACAGTATATGATGCTTGGCTAAGTATTAAGAATATTTTGGGTTGATTATTTTGTGCACATTACTTAGTTTGTGTAACtgtagtatttaaaatttaatacctGTGTTTGAGAACCTGATCAGCTaactttttaatggttttatgaTTATTGGACTTGTCGGGGGACAAAATGTTCTGTTTAGGCAAATGGGTAGAATTTAGTAAGTTTGGTCTTTCTTGAAAGGTATATACCCTCTCAGTGTCTGGAGACCGGCTGATTGTGGGCACTGCAGGCCGCAGAGTCTTGGTGTGGGACTTACGGAACATGGGCTATGTGCAGCAGCGCCGCGAGTCCAGCCTGAAGTACCAGACTCGCTGCATACGAGCATTCCCAAACAAGCAGGTACTGGCCTACTCCCTACCAGCCTTTTTCgaatttgaaagtgaaaggatcTCATTGATCACTGCCTTTTaaagctttgctttttaaatttttgagtagTGGTTTAGAATTTGCTGTCAGATACATTTTCGAAAGCCTTGTGTTCTAGTGTGTTGCCCCAGTTTGAGAGAAGACCTTGatgttcagagaggttaagtaatctAGTAGTGGTTTGAATACAGGTCTTCTGATTCCTTGGTTCAGGATGCTTGACAGGTACAGGGTTATCAGAGAGTTTTGCGTATATCTTAATTTACCAAACCagtaaattcaaatttaaatctgGAAATTTAGGATTATGGAATttgctgttctcttttttttttttttttgactatttgTAACTCTGATACTAATAGAGTTCTTTAGCTGGTCTGACAgtagaatttgtgttttttttgtttttgttttttttttttaagaatgccaATAAGATTAGAGAAGGCGATACTCCTTATGTAATGGCTACTTCTTGAAACAGGAGTGGGTTCCCTTCCCTTTATCCGGTTTAGCCTTGCTAAACAAGGCTGCTCTGTTTATTAGCAAGCCCCTTCTCCCCTCAAATCCTTAAAGTTTGAAGGAGAGTTGGTGGTGGGGTCAGCTGCCAGAAGAATTTTACAAGAGGAAAAGTCATTAAAAACGGCAGATATCTTTGGAATCTTACACTGTCCTTTAGTGGTTGAGGAGTTGGATACAATTATGTCAGTTATTCTCTTGACCCTTTATCTCAAAAGGTTAGCACCTCAAATGGTGATCACAGTTCTTTTTCTCAGGAAATTGTAAGTTTCCACTGAAGGTAAGGAATTGCAgtgacttttaaagatttaactgTGTGATTAAGATATCCttgcatttataaatattattatattatttttgtgtcttATGTCTAAAACTTTGTTAGAACATGTTTCTGGTTGGTAATGGAAGTTTAAGATTCcactgattttttgttttctccctacGTAGTTTTTCAGGAATAATGCTTTTTCATACCtttagaatacaaaataaataagatacagggtttatatttatcttttctcttagttttttttttcacatgttgtCATTTCAGGGAAAGGTGAGAAAAGGTTTGAAATGTAAGCCACTTTGAACATTGTTGAAAATCTGTGGTGTTTGTGTGTGAACTCAACTTGCTGTAGTTAAATGCAAAAGGGATAATGGCTGAGGTGGAAGGGTGGTGTTCTGGTTGGTGTGGGTCACTGATAGGCCCTGAAGGACACACAGCTCTTAGAGTTGCTGGAGGTGAAGAGGCACAGAGCACAGCGGATTACACCCAGCTGATGGAACAAATTTGAGAACCCTCTGGACAAGACAACAAGTAAATGATACTGAAGCACTTGAAAGTTCTTGTCTAGATTTGACAAAATTACTAGGTGTGGTAGTAATTTTTTTATGGAATGGGTAATAAACTTTTGGTTTGGTCATAGCTATGTTAGTATAGCTTAAAACCTATACCTGGTTAAAACCTGGCTGTATTTacctttcatttctgaaataatcCTCTTTCATGCAGGGACTTTCATTTCATACCTTTCATTTCAAATTTGGGAATTAGTGCCTTGTGTTTGGAAGCTGGAGTCCAAATTTTTGTCCTTGTCTGGTTCCCTCTTGGCAGGGCTATGTATTAAGCTCCATCGAGGGCCGAGTGGCAGTTGAGTACTTGGACCCAAGCCCTGAGGTACAGAAGAAGAAGTATGCCTTCAAGTGTCACAGACTAAAGGAGAACAATATCGAGCAGATTTACCCTGTCAATGCCATTTCCTTTCACAACATCCACAATACGTTTGCCACAGGTACGGTATGGCTGTGCACCTACATCACGTCATTGAGATgataattttactttgttttattttaattaattaattgtagaAAGAGAACAGGGGttgaggggctgagggaggtgggggaaagagactcttaagcagagtCCGCACTGTGCGcggagcccagtatggggcttgatcttacaaccgcaaggtcatgatctcagctgaaatcaatagtctgatgcccaaccgactgagctacccaggcgccccaaca from Canis lupus familiaris isolate Mischka breed German Shepherd chromosome 28, alternate assembly UU_Cfam_GSD_1.0, whole genome shotgun sequence encodes:
- the BUB3 gene encoding mitotic checkpoint protein BUB3 isoform X1 yields the protein MTGSNEFKLNQPPEDGISSVKFSPNTSQFLLVSSWDTSVRLYDVPANSMRLKYQHTGAVLDCAFYDPTHAWSGGLDHQLKMHDLNTDQENLVGTHDAPIRCVEYCPEVNVMVTGSWDQTVKLWDPRTPCNAGTFSQPEKVYTLSVSGDRLIVGTAGRRVLVWDLRNMGYVQQRRESSLKYQTRCIRAFPNKQGYVLSSIEGRVAVEYLDPSPEVQKKKYAFKCHRLKENNIEQIYPVNAISFHNIHNTFATGGSDGFVNIWDPFNKKRLCQFHRYPTSIASLAFSNDGTTLAIASSYMYEMDDTEHPEDGIFIRQVTDAETKPKSPCT
- the BUB3 gene encoding mitotic checkpoint protein BUB3 isoform X2; the protein is MTGSNEFKLNQPPEDGISSVKFSPNTSQFLLVSSWDTSVRLYDVPANSMRLKYQHTGAVLDCAFYDPTHAWSGGLDHQLKMHDLNTDQENLVGTHDAPIRCVEYCPEVNVMVTGSWDQTVKLWDPRTPCNAGTFSQPEKVYTLSVSGDRLIVGTAGRRVLVWDLRNMGYVQQRRESSLKYQTRCIRAFPNKQGYVLSSIEGRVAVEYLDPSPEVQKKKYAFKCHRLKENNIEQIYPVNAISFHNIHNTFATGGSDGFVNIWDPFNKKRLCQFHRYPTSIASLAFSNDGTTLAIASSYMYEMDDTEHPEDGIFIRQVTDAETKPKST
- the BUB3 gene encoding mitotic checkpoint protein BUB3 isoform X3, with the translated sequence MTGSNEFKLNQPPEDGISSVKFSPNTSQFLLVSSWDTSVRLYDVPANSMRLKYQHTGAVLDCAFYDPTHAWSGGLDHQLKMHDLNTDQENLVGTHDAPIRCVEYCPEVNVMVTGSWDQTVKLWDPRTPCNAGTFSQPEKGYVLSSIEGRVAVEYLDPSPEVQKKKYAFKCHRLKENNIEQIYPVNAISFHNIHNTFATGGSDGFVNIWDPFNKKRLCQFHRYPTSIASLAFSNDGTTLAIASSYMYEMDDTEHPEDGIFIRQVTDAETKPKSPCT